The sequence GTCAACTGAGACTATAATTCTGTTGAGCTTGATCTAGTCAACTGAGACTATAATTATTCATGACAGCCTTAAACATAGTCAGATGCAAAGTCATGCAATATCAGCTGCTAATCCGCCGTCAAGGCTCGCGCCGCCGGCCAAAATCACCGTGATTGGTCTCGATCGAAATGTTCAAAGATAAAGGAGCGCTTGTTTGCAGATTCAAGGGAGCTCCCCATCATTCCGATCATCGGCACCTACGGAATCTGTAAAACCACTGTGAATCTTACTATTAATTTATCAGGATCCGTTAATCATATTTACTTTTATCATGCTAAATCTAAAATTATGATTATATGGTACCTATCATTGTCAGGAAATAGCTTCCTCACATCATCCCAAGCTTTCTTACTCCACACGTTGTCCATTACAATAAGATACCTCCCACCCATTAGGTATTCGCGAATTTCGTCCTCCTTGGGGATCTTGCTCTGTAAAGTTGAAATTCCTTTCACAGAAGCTAGCAGATCTAAAGCAACCCTTCCTTCGCTATAATCTTGTGATACAGTCACCCAACCCCGAATATCAAAACACTCCATAATTGGACTATTATAAATAGTTTCAGCAAATGTGGTTTTCCCAATACCTCCAGTTCCAACAATTGAAAGGACTTGTAGTCTGGATGAAGAACAACCGAAAGTAAGCTGCTTCATTACCCAGAATAGATCTTCATGAGAACCAAGCATCATATCTTTGCTTGTGGCTGCACGTCTCGATGATGCGCAGGTGCGGAGCTAGCATTTTGAAAATGAACAGAGgaaattatacttttatatgggtgcatttactttgataaaaaaggagagaaaaaatatattttcactcattttccatcattttcacatgtttattatgaCGGAAAATTTTCTCCAGGCAAGTGGAATATTTTCCGGGGCAGCCcatttttcactcattttctcgcCAATGTTAGATAATATTGTCCTAAGGTgggggtgtgaaaatatttttcaacatattctcattttttttatctctaataaacatatggtaaaaaaaaaacaaaaagaagaaaagagaaaataataatattttctcatcttttcttattcattatttttcaataaaaattttacaaccaaaataaacGCAAATATATCAATCAAAGGACAAACTAAATGCCTGGTCCCAATA comes from Salvia miltiorrhiza cultivar Shanhuang (shh) chromosome 3, IMPLAD_Smil_shh, whole genome shotgun sequence and encodes:
- the LOC131018457 gene encoding disease resistance protein RPP13-like gives rise to the protein MMLGSHEDLFWVMKQLTFGCSSSRLQVLSIVGTGGIGKTTFAETIYNSPIMECFDIRGWVTVSQDYSEGRVALDLLASVKGISTLQSKIPKEDEIREYLMGGRYLIVMDNVWSKKAWDDVRKLFPDNDRYHIIIILDLA